One segment of Amycolatopsis alba DSM 44262 DNA contains the following:
- the aztC gene encoding zinc ABC transporter substrate-binding protein AztC, whose product MRRRVLALFAVALVAAAGCSGSGGNNASVVVTTNILGDITRAVVGDQAEVTVLMKPNADPHSFGISAQQAAQVERAGLIVYNGLGLEEGMLRTVRTAEENGVPALPAGERANPISHTGNAPDPHFWTDPARVRDVVKAIADEVVAHVGGVDETVIRANAERYRGEIEALDTMMTEKFRGIPPERRKLVTNHHVFGYLAQRYGFEVVGAVIPGGTTLASPSSSDLKALADVVRTAGVPVVFADSSQPDRLARVLAEQAGLHVTVTPLFSESLSEPGQGAATYLEMMRANTESITTGLTRS is encoded by the coding sequence ATGAGGCGCCGGGTGCTCGCGCTGTTCGCCGTCGCGCTGGTGGCGGCGGCCGGATGTTCCGGAAGTGGCGGGAACAACGCTTCGGTCGTCGTCACCACGAACATCCTCGGCGACATCACCCGCGCCGTCGTCGGTGATCAGGCCGAAGTCACCGTGCTGATGAAGCCGAACGCCGACCCGCATTCGTTCGGCATCTCCGCACAGCAGGCGGCGCAGGTCGAGCGCGCCGGTCTGATCGTCTACAACGGACTCGGGCTCGAAGAGGGCATGCTGCGCACGGTCCGCACCGCCGAGGAAAACGGCGTTCCCGCTCTGCCTGCGGGGGAGCGGGCGAACCCGATCAGCCACACCGGGAACGCGCCGGATCCCCATTTCTGGACCGACCCGGCGCGGGTGCGCGACGTGGTGAAGGCGATCGCCGACGAGGTCGTCGCCCATGTCGGCGGCGTCGACGAGACGGTGATCCGGGCCAACGCCGAACGCTATCGCGGGGAGATCGAGGCCCTCGACACGATGATGACCGAGAAGTTCCGCGGGATACCGCCCGAACGCAGGAAACTCGTCACAAATCACCATGTGTTCGGCTACCTGGCCCAGCGATACGGCTTCGAAGTGGTCGGCGCGGTCATCCCCGGCGGAACCACGCTCGCCTCGCCCAGTTCCTCGGATCTGAAAGCACTCGCCGACGTCGTCCGCACGGCGGGAGTGCCGGTCGTCTTCGCCGATTCCTCGCAACCGGACCGGCTCGCGCGGGTCTTGGCCGAACAGGCCGGACTGCACGTCACGGTGACCCCGCTGTTCTCGGAATCGCTCAGCGAACCTGGCCAGGGCGCGGCCACCTATCTGGAAATGATGCGCGCCAACACCGAATCGATCACCACCGGATTGACCCGTTCCTGA
- the aztB gene encoding zinc ABC transporter permease AztB, with translation MEWLLIPFEVSFVQRALVAGVLVSAVCAIVGTWVVLRGMAFIGDAMSHGMLPGVAIASLTGVNLLIGAAISAGVMALGVTAFGRSRRLSEDTTIGLLFVGMLASGVIIVSHSRSFAVDLTGFLFGDVLAVGSGDLVGLAITLAVVGALALLGHRSFTALTFDVRKAHTLGLRPRLANAVLLGLVTLTIVASFRVVGTLLVFGLLIAPAAAALFWSRRITTIMLIAALLGIAATVGGLLVSWHWGTAAGATIAAGAVLLFFLSAFLSFVRQRIRFLTPENSR, from the coding sequence GTGGAGTGGTTGCTGATCCCCTTCGAGGTGTCGTTCGTGCAGCGCGCGCTGGTGGCGGGAGTGCTGGTTTCGGCGGTGTGCGCCATCGTGGGTACCTGGGTGGTGTTGCGGGGCATGGCCTTCATCGGGGACGCCATGTCGCACGGCATGTTGCCCGGTGTGGCGATCGCGTCGCTGACCGGCGTGAACCTGCTGATCGGCGCCGCGATCAGCGCCGGGGTGATGGCGCTCGGTGTCACGGCATTCGGGCGTTCACGAAGGCTGTCCGAAGACACCACGATCGGACTGCTCTTCGTCGGCATGCTCGCGAGCGGCGTGATCATCGTGTCGCACTCGCGGTCCTTCGCGGTCGACCTCACCGGATTCCTCTTCGGCGACGTGCTCGCCGTCGGATCCGGCGACCTGGTCGGCCTCGCGATCACCCTGGCCGTCGTGGGAGCGTTGGCCCTGCTGGGGCATCGTTCGTTCACCGCACTCACCTTCGACGTCCGGAAGGCGCACACGCTGGGGCTTCGCCCGCGTCTGGCCAACGCGGTACTGCTCGGACTGGTCACGCTGACGATCGTCGCGTCGTTCCGCGTGGTGGGAACCCTGCTGGTGTTCGGCCTGCTCATAGCTCCCGCCGCGGCGGCGTTGTTCTGGTCGCGGCGGATCACCACGATCATGCTCATCGCGGCGCTGCTCGGCATCGCCGCCACGGTCGGCGGCCTGCTCGTGTCCTGGCATTGGGGCACCGCCGCGGGCGCGACCATCGCCGCCGGCGCGGTCCTGTTGTTCTTCCTTTCCGCGTTCCTGTCCTTCGTGCGACAGCGAATCCGTTTCCTGACACCGGAGAACTCACGATGA